The Silene latifolia isolate original U9 population chromosome Y, ASM4854445v1, whole genome shotgun sequence sequence ATAAATTAAGCCAACAATACACACATTAACACATTAACATACATACCCTTCTCTCTCCTCCTATCTTCCTTCTTCTCCACTCACTATTTCTCTCCTTCCTTATTTGGGGATTCCCCAAATCTAGCCCTCTACACTCTGGTATTTTTTACTCTTTTACTTTCCTTTGATCTACTCTTTTTTTTCACTCTTTACTTATTACTCTCTTGTTTTGAGTAATTACTGAGGTTGATTTGTTTATcatcatgttttatttttgatttaCTGTATAATAATGTTTGTCGGTTGATTTGATTGCAATTATTTGTGTAGTATTCTTTGATTAAAGTTAGGTAAATAATTGTAAAGATTGTATTGTTGTTTGTGGTAATACTATATTACTGTTTAGTTTTGAAAATTGGGGGAGTTGTCTAAATTTAAGAAGATCTCTTGTGATCGATATTATGAGAAATTCTTGGGTACATCGTGTGTATAACATCATCGTGGAACAAGCAAGCCAATGAGGATATTGGATTTGAGAGCATTTTCCGCAAATAGCTAAGCATAATACCAAAGGAGAATGAAAAACGAGAGTTCTCATTGGCTACGGAGGGACTAGGGTGTACGATAATGTAGTACATGTAGTGTATCTAAGAGTTTTTCTCGGTATTATAGTTTCCTTAGAAATTTTCATAAAAATTTTTGGGAACTTTGATTTTACCACGTTGACGACTTTATCTTGCACTCTTGCCCAAGGCCTAAAACCTTCTGGTTGTTTGGATGATGGCTAGCTTAGCTTTTGGAGTCTGTAGGTATAGTTGAGACTTGCATTTGAGTATAGATTGGGTCTATTGTTGTTCACTTGTTTGTGCCACCTCTCGAACAACCAAGTAAAAAGTAGCATTTTGTTGGGCAGTCCACAGTTGTTTCAATgcttattttgaaaaaaaaaaagtagtattGTGTTGTATCCACTATCCAGGAAGACATAGAAGACGTATAGAAGGTAGTAATCTTAAAATGTGTACATGTAGATACATTTCTACTTCTAATGTGATTTAAGCTGGTCTGGTAACCGTTATATTCGGCTCTGTGATTTTGAAGTTGAGAATTGAGATACACGAGATTCTTGAATTTATTAGAAGTCAATATGACACGATTGTTTCAGTCACTAAACATGATTTGAGGGTCATTTGATGTCCAGATTTGTTGCTTACATGTCATGTCAAAGAGtgttattttttttcattaattctGATATCAGGTATAACAACCGAGTGATCCAAGGTTTTAAACAAAGCAGTCTATTTTAACTTTGATATATAAGTAGTCAATGACATGGATTTTACGAAAGAGAAATAACAAGAATAGGTGGTCAGTGATGACTAGTTCTCAGTTGGATTCTGCTCTCATCATTTTATGTGTCCCTACTTCCTACCTATTGTCTTACTTGTGCTTGTATCCCATCATTTTCTTTGTGATAGTGTACAACTTTCTTAGCTATGCCTCAACTCTCAATTTGTGCAAAAAATCATTAATTTTTTGACTGTTTTACATACAAAATGTTATATTTTGTGTTCTCCACATTAATCATTGACCATTTTCAGTTTTGGGAATTCGTATGAGTTGTTACCTTGTAACAAACTTGACAGTTTATTTCTTGAATGAAGTGTTAGGGTTGCAGGATGGACAATATGCACAGTTATTGGCAACTGGGTGATGACCTTCGTGGACAGTCAAGAATGTCGGAAGATCACAAGTGGATGATGGTAGCTTCAAAGCCAGCTGAGCAGACGAGACCAAAGGGAGAGCGCACTAACAATCTTGACTTTTCCAAGGGAGTTGCTGATGTGAGGCTAAGGGATAGATTCAGCCTCCAAGAAGACAACAAATTTGAAAGCCTCAACTTTAACATGTTAAATCTGGACACCCAGGGCCCTGATTATTTGAGCAAAAGCACTTTCAGAAATAACATGAACATTATGAATCCTGTCTATCAGAAGAGCAATGTAAACATTATTGAAAACATGACATTTAACAAGGCTAATATCAACAATCACATCAATAAGGAGcctatcaacaacaacaataataatatggaAAATGCCAATGAGAAAAGGTTCAAGACCTTGCCTGCAGCAGAAACACTTCCTCGAAATGAGGTGCTTGGTGGGTATATCTTTGTGTGCAACAATGATACCATGCAGGAGAACTTAAAGCGACAGCTTTTTGGTAATTTTCATATCCATAAATCTCTTTTTATATAATCATTATAATAAGCTTTTTATTTATGACTGCCTTATTTCTACTTGCTTTGGCAAAATGCCGAGCTTCCATTTGTAGCAGAAAGCTACAAATGAAACCTTCATCATGCTTACTACAAGATTGCTAGTAGTGACCTCACTTGAAAGAAAGCTACATTCACAACTTTCACATCAAGGGGTTGCTTACATTAACAATAATTGTTATGGGGTATTGGAGGTCAAAACAAGGCGACAATGAGGGAAATGATGGTGAATGGTAGATAATGCATAATCATAGGGGGTAGTTGGGTAACTATTAGCCTCTTGGCCTCTCTCTTGGAATAGTTATTTCACTCTTGTCATCTCTGTTGTCTTTCCTCTGTCCACCACTTACTTTCATTTGCTTTTCCTTCTATTACCCTCATAACTATTACTGGGCAGCCTAAGCAAGCCATAAGACAAGATAACTATCTGCTAAATTGGTTTTGTTTGTAGCGATGACTGGTGATTGCTAATCAATTTATGTTTTCAGGTTTACCACCTAGATACAGGGACTCTGTTCGAGTAATTACACCAGGTTTACCCTTGTTCCTGTACAACTACGCAACTCATCAGCTTTATGGAATATTTGAGGTCTCTATTTATCTTCTTTTTTGTCCATTATCTTTATTATATCAGTAATTTGTGTATAAATTTTGAATACAAAGTTTGAAGATTTGGATATAATTAGTGTACTTGTGCCGTCTACAATTATCTTTAGTTCTAAATTCTTCAAAAACATCGTCACTGCACTGAACTTTGGTGTCACATAGGCAATCTAAACTCTTAACAGTACTGTCAATAGTGAATAGACCAGTGAACAGACTTGATCTCTATGATTCATTTGGGCTGCAGTTTGTGGAGCTGAAAGTTTGGGTGGTTGTGCACTGTATGGATCCTATATTTTGGAGTTGcctcatcttttaattttatagaAATGGTCTAAAAAGAAGAATGTAACATTTTCACATATGAATCATAACTCAAAAGGGATTTAAGTTTAGGGCTCCATATTCCTGAGTAAAAATCCCATGGTTGTGTGGAACAGTCTCCTTGTGGAAAATTTCTTATTTTTGTTCAATTTGGTATTGGAGTGACCATATGGTATGGATTTACTTGCGTTTGAGGTCTGACTGTTTGAGTTAAGATCTGACAGATATTGCAATGATCAAATTTATAATGACGTTAATGAGTTTAAGCAAAACTGTTAACAGTTTGATGTTACTGTTTATTGTTTGGACAATTAAGATTTGTCTTCCAATATTCTTATCAATGTATCATCTCATTTGCTCCACTTTTTTATTGACTTTTGATAGGCATCTAGCTTTGGGGGCTCAAATATAGACCCAACTGCATGGGAAGATAAGAAATGCAAGGGTGAATCAAGGTTTCCTGCACAGGTGAACTATTGATGCTGTTGCTGCTAATTTGTTTCCATTTTTTTATGGAGCCAaaattatga is a genomic window containing:
- the LOC141627367 gene encoding B2 protein-like; translated protein: MDNMHSYWQLGDDLRGQSRMSEDHKWMMVASKPAEQTRPKGERTNNLDFSKGVADVRLRDRFSLQEDNKFESLNFNMLNLDTQGPDYLSKSTFRNNMNIMNPVYQKSNVNIIENMTFNKANINNHINKEPINNNNNNMENANEKRFKTLPAAETLPRNEVLGGYIFVCNNDTMQENLKRQLFGLPPRYRDSVRVITPGLPLFLYNYATHQLYGIFEASSFGGSNIDPTAWEDKKCKGESRFPAQVRIRIRKLCKALEEDSFRPVLHHYDGPKFRLELSVLETLELLDLCEQAGV